Proteins found in one Herbiconiux sp. A18JL235 genomic segment:
- a CDS encoding NAD(P)H-dependent oxidoreductase: MNLFTLMQKRTAEAGPIRVGVIGAGKFSSMFLTQAVGSDNIHVVGVADIDVTKATAALARTGWPAERYAAVSLDEALRTGGTAVIDSSDALLTHPQVEVILEITGNPLVGTYHAVTAIDNGKHVIMVNVEADCMVGPLLQRRAQAAGVIYAMAYGDQPALICELVDWCRTVGFDVVAAGKGTKYLPEYNYSTPDTVWNYYGFTDEQLASGDYNPKMFNSFLDGTKSAIEMAAVANGTGLLPQDEGLLFPAASKDDLPTVFRENRFEGGSLTRRGTVEIASSMYRDGTEVPDNLRWGVYVTFEATTDYAVQCFAEYGVHTDATGRYGSLYRPYHMIGLELGVSIAAAVLRGEATGSPTGFRGDVVTTAKKELRAGDTLDGEGGYTVFGKLAPAHLSLERNALPLGLAHGAKLIRDVPKDRTVSWDDVELDESQFAVQIRRELEAEFRAEHAAEARSTQTAPAAV; this comes from the coding sequence GTGAACCTCTTCACGCTCATGCAGAAGCGCACCGCCGAGGCCGGCCCGATCCGCGTCGGTGTCATCGGCGCCGGCAAGTTCTCGTCGATGTTCCTCACGCAAGCCGTCGGCAGCGACAACATCCACGTCGTCGGTGTCGCCGACATCGACGTGACGAAGGCCACGGCAGCCCTCGCCCGCACCGGCTGGCCCGCCGAGCGCTACGCCGCCGTCAGTCTCGACGAGGCACTCCGCACCGGCGGCACCGCGGTGATCGACAGCTCCGACGCCCTGCTCACCCACCCGCAGGTCGAGGTCATCCTCGAGATCACCGGCAATCCGCTGGTCGGCACGTACCACGCCGTCACCGCGATCGACAACGGCAAGCACGTCATCATGGTGAACGTCGAGGCCGACTGCATGGTGGGCCCGCTGCTGCAGCGCCGCGCCCAGGCCGCCGGCGTCATCTACGCCATGGCCTACGGCGACCAGCCCGCCCTCATCTGCGAGCTCGTCGACTGGTGCCGCACGGTCGGCTTCGACGTGGTGGCCGCCGGCAAGGGCACCAAGTACCTGCCCGAGTACAACTACTCCACCCCCGACACCGTGTGGAACTACTACGGCTTCACCGACGAGCAGCTGGCCTCCGGCGACTACAACCCGAAGATGTTCAACTCCTTCCTCGACGGCACCAAGTCGGCGATCGAGATGGCGGCCGTCGCCAACGGCACCGGCCTGCTGCCGCAGGACGAGGGCCTGCTCTTCCCCGCCGCGAGCAAGGACGACCTGCCCACCGTCTTCCGCGAGAACCGCTTCGAGGGCGGCAGCCTCACCCGCCGCGGCACGGTCGAGATCGCCTCGAGCATGTACCGCGACGGCACCGAGGTGCCCGACAACCTGCGCTGGGGCGTCTACGTGACCTTCGAGGCCACCACCGACTACGCCGTGCAGTGCTTCGCCGAGTACGGCGTGCACACCGACGCCACGGGTCGGTACGGCTCGCTCTACCGTCCGTACCACATGATCGGCCTCGAGCTCGGGGTGTCGATCGCCGCCGCCGTGCTGCGCGGCGAGGCCACGGGGTCGCCCACCGGCTTCCGCGGCGACGTGGTCACGACCGCGAAGAAGGAGCTGCGGGCGGGCGACACGCTCGACGGCGAGGGCGGGTACACCGTCTTCGGCAAGCTCGCGCCCGCGCACCTCTCGCTCGAGCGCAACGCCCTGCCGCTCGGCCTCGCGCACGGTGCGAAGCTCATCCGCGACGTGCCGAAGGACCGCACCGTGTCGTGGGACGACGTGGAGCTCGACGAGTCGCAGTTCGCCGTGCAGATCCGTCGCGAGCTCGAGGCGGAGTTCCGCGCCGAGCACGCTGCGGAGGCCCGGAGCACCCAGACCGCCCCGGCCGCGGTCTGA
- a CDS encoding response regulator translates to MTTVFLVDDHEIVRRGVAELLRSEPGIEVVGEAGSVSEALARIGATVPDVALLDVRLPDGSGVDLCRQVLSLHPGVRCLMLTAYDDDDALFSAVMAGASGYVLKDVRGTRLTDAVKAVAAGRTLTDPALASRVAERMRSPEPRSDPRFASLSGRERQILALIADGLTNRQIGERLTLAEKTVKNYVSSLLAKLGLERRTQAAVFELEHRKPL, encoded by the coding sequence ATGACCACCGTCTTCCTGGTCGACGACCACGAGATCGTGCGGCGCGGTGTCGCCGAGCTGCTGCGCTCCGAGCCCGGCATCGAGGTGGTGGGTGAGGCCGGGAGTGTCTCCGAGGCGCTCGCCCGCATCGGAGCGACCGTGCCCGACGTGGCCCTGCTCGACGTGCGGCTCCCCGACGGCAGCGGCGTCGACCTCTGCCGTCAGGTGCTGTCGCTGCACCCGGGAGTACGGTGCCTCATGCTCACCGCCTACGACGACGACGACGCGCTGTTCTCCGCGGTCATGGCCGGCGCCTCCGGCTACGTGCTGAAAGACGTGCGCGGCACCAGGCTCACCGACGCGGTGAAGGCCGTGGCGGCCGGGCGCACCCTCACCGACCCGGCGCTCGCGAGCCGGGTGGCCGAGCGGATGCGCTCCCCCGAACCGCGGAGCGACCCGCGGTTCGCCTCGCTGAGCGGGCGGGAACGGCAGATTCTCGCGCTCATCGCCGACGGGCTCACCAACCGGCAGATCGGCGAGCGGCTGACGCTCGCCGAGAAGACCGTGAAGAACTACGTGTCGTCACTGCTGGCGAAGCTCGGGCTGGAGCGGCGCACGCAGGCCGCGGTGTTCGAGCTGGAGCACCGCAAGCCGCTGTGA
- a CDS encoding four-carbon acid sugar kinase family protein: MKTIVLDDDPTGTQSATGVTVLLECDAELLEAALRRSDSVYVQTNSRALPEAEAVALVTRIRAEGEEAARRLSAPVRFVLRGDSTLRGHVFAETEVFLREAAAAGAQDAADGSGSDAVMLFVPAFPEGGRTTVDGVHLVRVGDEVLPAHRTEYADDPVFPFSTGVLADYVAEKSGRPAVTVPLAVVRAGGTAAALAEAPAGAVVLPDAETAADVAAIAAAVDEATAAGTRVVVRSAAPLAAALAGVTSAGLLELPLVPRAAATLLVCGSHTAGATAQLAHVERAWGAPAVVDTAAALEDAPAAGRAAGRAVLAQLESRPLGIVTTERRRSLDHGTLDHGERVMTALTTAVREVLPHVEVVVSKGGITSAEVARTGIGATSALVLGQVLPGVSVWSMRAHDDREILYVVVPGNVGTPDTLTRVLDAVSLTSPSADAPR; this comes from the coding sequence ATGAAGACGATCGTCCTCGACGACGACCCCACCGGCACGCAGTCGGCGACGGGCGTGACCGTGCTTCTGGAGTGCGACGCCGAGCTGCTCGAGGCGGCGCTCCGGCGAAGCGACAGCGTGTACGTGCAGACGAACAGCCGGGCGCTGCCCGAGGCGGAGGCGGTGGCGCTGGTCACGCGCATCCGTGCCGAGGGGGAGGAGGCCGCGCGGCGGCTCTCCGCCCCCGTGCGGTTCGTGCTGCGGGGCGACTCGACGCTGCGGGGTCACGTGTTCGCGGAGACCGAGGTGTTCCTCCGCGAGGCGGCCGCCGCGGGCGCTCAGGATGCTGCGGACGGCAGCGGTTCGGACGCCGTGATGCTCTTCGTCCCCGCCTTCCCCGAGGGCGGCCGCACCACGGTCGACGGTGTGCACCTCGTGCGTGTCGGCGACGAGGTGCTGCCGGCGCACCGCACGGAGTACGCCGACGACCCGGTGTTCCCGTTCTCGACGGGTGTGCTGGCCGACTACGTCGCGGAGAAGTCGGGTCGCCCGGCCGTCACGGTGCCGCTCGCCGTCGTGCGGGCGGGAGGCACGGCCGCAGCGCTGGCCGAAGCCCCGGCGGGCGCCGTGGTGCTGCCCGACGCCGAGACCGCCGCCGACGTCGCGGCGATCGCCGCGGCGGTCGACGAGGCCACCGCGGCCGGCACCCGCGTGGTGGTGCGCTCGGCCGCACCCCTCGCCGCCGCGCTGGCGGGGGTGACCAGCGCGGGCCTGCTCGAGCTGCCGCTCGTCCCCCGCGCCGCGGCCACGCTGCTCGTCTGCGGCTCACACACCGCGGGAGCCACCGCTCAGCTCGCCCACGTCGAGCGGGCCTGGGGTGCGCCCGCGGTGGTCGACACGGCTGCGGCACTCGAGGATGCCCCGGCAGCCGGCCGCGCCGCCGGTCGGGCCGTGCTCGCTCAGCTCGAGAGCCGCCCCCTCGGCATCGTCACCACCGAACGCCGGCGCTCCCTCGATCACGGCACCCTCGACCACGGCGAGCGCGTGATGACCGCACTCACCACCGCGGTGCGCGAGGTGCTGCCCCACGTCGAGGTGGTGGTGTCGAAGGGGGGCATCACCTCCGCCGAGGTCGCCCGCACGGGCATCGGCGCCACCTCGGCGCTCGTGCTCGGCCAGGTGCTGCCGGGCGTCTCGGTGTGGTCGATGCGCGCTCACGACGACCGCGAGATCCTCTACGTCGTCGTTCCCGGCAACGTCGGAACCCCCGACACGCTCACCCGGGTGCTCGACGCCGTCTCCCTCACCTCCCCCTCGGCTGACGCTCCCCGGTAG
- a CDS encoding VOC family protein, whose translation MALSIFVNLPVADLDASKAFYEALGFAINPQFTDENASCVVMSDTVYVMLLTHPYFSTFTTKEIADARTTTEVQNAVGLESREAVDAMLEKALAAGGTEPKEPQDYGFMYSRAVEDLDGHHWDFLWMDPSHVE comes from the coding sequence ATGGCACTCAGCATCTTCGTGAACCTCCCCGTCGCCGATCTCGACGCGTCCAAGGCCTTCTACGAGGCTCTCGGCTTCGCCATCAACCCGCAGTTCACCGACGAGAACGCCTCGTGCGTGGTGATGAGCGACACCGTCTACGTGATGCTGCTCACGCATCCGTACTTCTCCACATTCACCACGAAAGAGATCGCGGATGCGCGCACCACCACCGAGGTGCAGAACGCAGTGGGGCTGGAGAGCCGCGAGGCTGTCGACGCCATGCTCGAGAAGGCTCTCGCGGCCGGCGGAACCGAGCCGAAGGAGCCGCAGGACTACGGCTTCATGTACAGCCGCGCCGTCGAAGACCTCGACGGCCACCACTGGGACTTCCTCTGGATGGACCCGAGTCACGTCGAGTAG
- a CDS encoding MFS transporter, whose amino-acid sequence MTTSQVSRARDGSPDKLRTAIGSAVGTTIENYDFLAYGTAAALYFNAVFFHSDDPAIGLILGFATFGVGFAARPLGGIIGGYLGDKIGRKPVLVGALLMMGISTVAIGALPTYEQVGLLAPILLTLIRIIQGLAFGAEWGGAILMTFEHAPWKQRGRYTAIPQAGVPFGLLLANLVFLWSSTFDSELAWRLPFLFSAVLIIAGLIIRAKVSESPEFVDTKTAGLTVKNPLKEVFKNDWRTILRVIALRLAESGGFYVIVTFMLSYLTSGDEPLAERSTALTGLIVAAAIGIVTTMLFGRLSDAIGRKPVYLVGSILVMVFAFPMFLLVNTGVPILIILVYIIGMAIIHDMLAGTQGAWFSELFSTNTRSSGASIGYQFSAAISGFIPLIATAVAIPLGWGGVALVYLGVGLLGVIGTLVTRETWGKAKRDEVDAFIRSGA is encoded by the coding sequence ATGACCACTTCCCAGGTGTCCCGGGCCCGCGACGGGTCGCCCGACAAACTGCGCACCGCCATCGGCTCGGCCGTCGGCACGACCATCGAGAACTACGACTTCCTGGCCTACGGCACGGCCGCGGCGCTCTACTTCAACGCGGTGTTCTTCCACTCCGACGACCCGGCGATCGGCCTCATCCTCGGCTTCGCCACCTTCGGCGTCGGCTTCGCCGCCCGCCCGCTCGGCGGCATCATCGGCGGCTACCTCGGCGACAAGATCGGCCGGAAGCCCGTGCTCGTGGGCGCCCTGCTGATGATGGGGATCTCGACCGTCGCGATCGGCGCGCTGCCCACCTACGAGCAGGTCGGCCTGCTCGCCCCCATCCTCCTCACCCTCATCCGCATCATCCAGGGTCTCGCCTTCGGCGCGGAGTGGGGCGGGGCCATCCTGATGACCTTCGAGCACGCGCCGTGGAAGCAGCGCGGCCGCTACACCGCCATCCCGCAGGCCGGCGTGCCGTTCGGCCTGCTGCTGGCGAACCTCGTCTTCCTCTGGTCGAGCACGTTCGACAGCGAGCTCGCCTGGCGACTGCCGTTCCTGTTCAGTGCCGTGCTCATCATCGCGGGCCTGATCATCCGCGCCAAGGTGTCGGAGTCGCCCGAGTTCGTCGACACCAAGACCGCCGGCCTCACCGTGAAGAACCCGCTCAAGGAGGTCTTCAAGAACGACTGGCGCACCATCCTCCGCGTCATCGCGCTGCGCCTCGCCGAATCGGGCGGCTTCTACGTGATCGTCACGTTCATGCTGTCGTACCTCACGAGCGGCGACGAGCCGCTGGCCGAGCGCTCCACCGCCCTCACGGGCCTCATCGTGGCGGCGGCGATCGGCATCGTCACCACCATGCTGTTCGGCAGGCTCTCGGATGCCATCGGGCGCAAGCCCGTCTACCTCGTGGGCTCGATCCTGGTGATGGTGTTCGCGTTCCCGATGTTCCTGCTGGTGAACACCGGGGTGCCGATCCTCATCATCCTCGTCTACATCATCGGCATGGCGATCATCCACGACATGCTGGCCGGCACCCAGGGCGCCTGGTTCTCGGAGCTGTTCTCCACCAACACCCGTTCCTCGGGCGCCTCGATCGGCTACCAGTTCTCCGCGGCGATCTCGGGCTTCATCCCGCTGATCGCCACGGCCGTCGCCATCCCGCTCGGCTGGGGCGGTGTCGCGCTCGTCTACCTGGGCGTGGGCCTCCTCGGCGTCATCGGCACGCTGGTGACCCGCGAGACCTGGGGCAAGGCCAAGCGCGACGAGGTCGACGCCTTCATCAGGAGCGGCGCATGA
- the radA gene encoding DNA repair protein RadA, whose amino-acid sequence MATRSATAYRCTECGWQTAKWVGRCGECQSWGTVVSSAENEGITKAVRATVLDAARIARPITEISSDIASHWATGIGEFDRVLGGGLVPGAAILLSGEPGVGKSTLLLEVAAKAAEEHLRVLYVSAEESVSQVKLRAERTHSLSPTLMLAAETDLSTVLGQIDAVQPHLVIVDSVQTVASASLDSAAGSPTQVREVASTLIRVAKERSLPVLLVGHVTKDGSIAGPRVLEHLVDVVCQFEGDRQTALRFVRALKNRFGPTDEVGCFEMTSDGIAEVPDPSGLFLSRGSDAVSGTCVTVALEGRRALPVEVQALVVSTSTPNPRRVTNGVDASRVAMILAVLERRARVKLAELDVYVSTVGGVRLTEPGADLAIALALASAASDKPLPHDLAAFGEISLAGEVRPVSSSRIRAAEAKRLGFTRIVDDESQQLVRALTRAFT is encoded by the coding sequence ATGGCCACCAGATCTGCGACCGCGTACCGCTGCACCGAGTGCGGGTGGCAGACGGCCAAGTGGGTGGGGCGCTGCGGGGAGTGCCAGAGCTGGGGCACCGTGGTGTCGTCGGCCGAGAACGAGGGCATCACGAAGGCCGTGCGGGCGACGGTGCTCGACGCCGCACGCATCGCGCGGCCGATCACCGAGATCTCCTCCGACATCGCCTCCCATTGGGCCACCGGCATCGGTGAGTTCGACCGAGTGCTCGGCGGAGGGTTGGTGCCGGGCGCCGCCATCCTGCTCTCGGGCGAGCCGGGGGTCGGCAAGTCGACGCTGCTGCTCGAGGTCGCGGCGAAGGCCGCCGAAGAGCATCTGCGTGTGCTCTACGTCTCGGCCGAGGAGTCGGTCTCGCAGGTGAAGCTCCGTGCCGAGCGCACCCATTCGCTCTCCCCCACACTCATGCTGGCCGCCGAGACCGACCTGTCGACGGTGCTCGGGCAGATCGACGCGGTGCAGCCGCACCTCGTCATCGTCGACTCGGTGCAGACGGTGGCGAGCGCCTCGCTCGACAGCGCGGCGGGCAGCCCCACGCAGGTGCGGGAGGTGGCGTCGACGCTCATCCGGGTGGCGAAGGAGCGGTCGCTGCCGGTGCTGCTCGTCGGCCACGTCACGAAAGACGGGTCGATCGCGGGGCCCCGGGTTCTCGAACACCTGGTCGACGTGGTGTGCCAGTTCGAGGGCGACCGGCAGACCGCGCTCCGCTTCGTGCGGGCGCTCAAGAACAGATTCGGGCCGACCGACGAGGTGGGCTGCTTCGAGATGACCTCAGACGGCATCGCCGAGGTGCCCGACCCGAGCGGGCTGTTCCTCTCCCGCGGGTCGGATGCGGTGTCGGGCACCTGCGTCACCGTCGCGCTGGAGGGGCGGCGGGCTCTGCCCGTCGAGGTGCAGGCGCTCGTGGTGTCGACCTCGACCCCGAACCCGCGGCGGGTCACGAACGGGGTCGACGCGTCGCGGGTGGCGATGATCCTGGCCGTGCTCGAGCGCCGGGCGCGGGTGAAGCTGGCCGAGCTCGACGTGTACGTGTCGACGGTGGGCGGGGTGCGGCTCACCGAGCCGGGAGCCGACCTCGCCATCGCGCTCGCGCTGGCGTCGGCGGCGAGCGACAAGCCGTTGCCCCACGATCTCGCCGCCTTCGGCGAGATCAGTCTGGCCGGAGAGGTGCGGCCGGTGTCGTCGTCGCGCATCCGCGCCGCCGAGGCGAAGCGGCTCGGCTTCACCCGCATCGTCGACGACGAGTCTCAGCAGCTCGTGCGGGCGCTGACGCGGGCGTTCACCTAG
- a CDS encoding FadR/GntR family transcriptional regulator, producing the protein MSANDPWEPVQRLRTYEQVMAQIEERILDGRLKAGDTLPSERDLAVSLGVSRPSLRESLRVLEALGVVEIRRGGEGGAVLVQTPGSGMVNLLKLQIGLAQFSWKDVLETRLALEAWSVEEAAYRSTDADHRELAAILDRMDDASIEAGEFNRLDAAFHMRIAESTGNALTAHFMGSLRTAIHRQMVEMYAELTDWRSTAVTVRREHREILELIEAGDGKAAARAVQAHISDFYKIGAIDGPPGPG; encoded by the coding sequence GTGAGCGCCAACGATCCGTGGGAGCCGGTGCAACGGCTCCGCACCTACGAGCAGGTGATGGCGCAGATCGAGGAGCGCATCCTCGACGGGCGGCTGAAGGCGGGAGACACCCTGCCGAGCGAGCGCGACCTCGCGGTCTCGCTGGGCGTCTCGCGCCCGTCGCTCCGGGAGTCGCTGCGGGTGCTCGAAGCCCTCGGCGTGGTGGAGATCAGGCGGGGTGGCGAGGGCGGCGCGGTGCTCGTGCAGACACCGGGCTCCGGCATGGTCAACCTCCTGAAGCTGCAGATCGGACTCGCCCAGTTCTCCTGGAAGGACGTGCTGGAGACCCGACTCGCCCTCGAGGCGTGGAGCGTCGAGGAGGCCGCCTATCGATCGACTGACGCCGACCACCGCGAGCTCGCCGCCATCCTCGACCGCATGGACGACGCCTCCATCGAGGCCGGCGAGTTCAACCGGCTGGATGCCGCGTTCCACATGCGCATCGCCGAATCCACCGGCAACGCCCTCACGGCCCACTTCATGGGCTCGCTCCGCACCGCGATCCACCGCCAGATGGTGGAGATGTACGCGGAGCTCACCGACTGGCGGAGCACCGCCGTCACCGTGCGGCGCGAGCACCGCGAGATCCTCGAGCTGATCGAGGCCGGCGACGGCAAGGCCGCAGCACGCGCCGTGCAGGCGCACATCAGCGACTTCTACAAGATCGGAGCGATCGACGGGCCTCCGGGCCCCGGATAG
- a CDS encoding DUF779 domain-containing protein, translating into MPEGGAAGYSRVGVTDAAAEMLRHLAATHGQLMFHQSGGCCDGSSPMCYPVGMFRVGAADVLLGTLHVEGIHPVEVYMSRSQFEYWKYTHLTIDLVDGRGSGFSIEAPEGKRFLIRSRMLDDAELAAFGLAQAPA; encoded by the coding sequence ATGCCCGAGGGCGGCGCGGCCGGCTACTCGCGGGTGGGGGTGACGGATGCGGCGGCCGAGATGCTCAGGCACCTCGCCGCCACCCACGGGCAGCTCATGTTCCACCAGTCGGGCGGATGCTGCGACGGCTCGTCTCCGATGTGCTATCCCGTGGGCATGTTCCGGGTCGGTGCCGCCGATGTACTGCTCGGCACGCTGCACGTCGAGGGCATCCACCCCGTGGAGGTGTACATGTCGCGGTCGCAGTTCGAGTACTGGAAGTACACGCACCTCACCATCGACCTCGTCGACGGGCGGGGGAGCGGGTTCTCGATCGAGGCCCCCGAGGGCAAGCGTTTCCTCATCAGGTCACGGATGCTCGACGACGCCGAGCTCGCCGCCTTCGGTCTGGCGCAGGCCCCGGCGTGA
- a CDS encoding aldehyde dehydrogenase family protein has translation MTIIDRPETQAEAAPAAPGSTVYANPGTEGSVVSFKPRYDNYIGGRYVPPTSGQYFQNPTPITGKVFTEVARGTAADVDAAVDAGWKAFESWGKTSVAERAVILNKIADRMEANLELLAVAETWENGKPVRETLAADIPLAIDHFRYFAGCIRAQEGGISELDHDTVAYHFHEPLGVVGQIIPWNFPILMAVWKLAPALAAGNCVVLKPAEQTPASIHVLLGLIEDLLPAGVLNIVNGFGIEAGAPLASHKNIRKIAFTGETTTGRLIMQYASENLIPVTLELGGKSPNVFFADVADEKDSFYDKALEGFTFFALNQGEVCTCPSRALVQRSIYDGFVADGLDRVAKVKQGNPLDTSTMIGAQASNDQLEKILSYMDIGKQGGARLLTGGERADLGGELSGGFYVQPTVFEGTNDMRIFQEEIFGPVLALTSFDDYDDAISIANDTLYGLGAGVWSRSGSQLYRAGRAIQAGRVWSNTYHQYPAHAAFGGYKQSGIGRENHRMMLDHYQQTKNLLVSYADGPMGFF, from the coding sequence ATGACCATCATCGATCGTCCCGAGACCCAGGCCGAGGCAGCCCCCGCGGCGCCCGGTTCGACCGTCTACGCGAACCCCGGCACCGAGGGGTCCGTCGTCAGCTTCAAACCCCGCTACGACAACTACATCGGCGGGCGCTACGTGCCGCCGACCTCCGGCCAGTACTTCCAGAACCCCACGCCGATCACCGGCAAGGTCTTCACCGAGGTCGCGCGCGGCACGGCGGCCGACGTGGATGCGGCTGTCGACGCCGGCTGGAAAGCGTTCGAGAGCTGGGGCAAGACCAGCGTCGCCGAGCGCGCCGTCATCCTGAACAAGATCGCCGACCGCATGGAGGCGAACCTCGAGCTGCTCGCCGTCGCCGAGACCTGGGAGAACGGCAAGCCGGTGCGCGAGACGCTCGCCGCCGACATCCCGCTCGCCATCGACCACTTCCGCTACTTCGCCGGCTGCATCCGGGCCCAGGAGGGGGGCATCTCCGAGCTCGACCACGACACGGTCGCCTATCACTTCCACGAGCCGCTCGGGGTCGTGGGGCAGATCATCCCGTGGAACTTCCCCATCCTCATGGCGGTCTGGAAGCTGGCGCCGGCGCTCGCCGCGGGCAACTGCGTGGTGCTGAAGCCCGCCGAGCAGACCCCCGCGTCGATCCACGTGCTGCTCGGGCTCATCGAAGACCTGCTGCCGGCCGGCGTGCTCAACATCGTCAACGGCTTCGGCATCGAGGCCGGGGCTCCGCTGGCGTCGCACAAGAACATCCGCAAGATCGCGTTCACCGGCGAGACCACCACCGGGCGACTCATCATGCAGTACGCGAGCGAGAACCTCATCCCGGTCACCCTCGAGCTCGGCGGCAAGAGCCCGAACGTGTTCTTCGCCGACGTCGCCGACGAGAAGGACTCCTTCTACGACAAGGCGCTCGAGGGCTTCACCTTCTTCGCCCTGAACCAGGGTGAGGTGTGCACCTGTCCGTCGCGAGCGCTCGTGCAGCGCTCGATCTACGACGGCTTCGTCGCCGACGGCCTCGACCGGGTGGCGAAGGTGAAGCAGGGCAACCCGCTCGACACCTCCACGATGATCGGAGCGCAGGCCTCGAACGACCAGCTCGAGAAGATCCTGTCGTACATGGACATCGGCAAGCAGGGCGGCGCCCGCCTGCTCACGGGCGGTGAGAGGGCAGACCTCGGCGGTGAGCTCTCGGGCGGTTTCTACGTGCAGCCGACGGTCTTCGAGGGCACCAACGACATGCGCATCTTCCAGGAGGAGATCTTCGGCCCCGTGCTCGCCCTCACGAGCTTCGACGACTACGACGACGCCATCTCCATCGCCAACGACACGCTCTACGGTCTCGGAGCCGGGGTGTGGTCGCGGTCGGGCTCGCAGCTCTACCGCGCGGGCCGGGCGATCCAGGCCGGGCGGGTGTGGTCGAACACCTACCACCAGTACCCGGCGCACGCGGCCTTCGGCGGCTACAAGCAGTCGGGCATCGGGCGTGAGAACCACCGCATGATGCTCGATCACTACCAGCAGACGAAGAACCTGCTCGTGTCGTACGCCGACGGGCCCATGGGGTTCTTCTGA
- a CDS encoding carboxylesterase/lipase family protein: MHAPSDHDPGIPDEPGGPAAHPLVVPTASGLVRGAERRGLRWWRGIPYAAAPVGGLRLRAPRPALPWRGVRDAQRFGPVAMQSRDGNFVGSSARTVMSEDCLTVNVLRPATEARSLPVTVFIHGGAYSVGSSAEHPHNGETLVREGGVVYVSFNYRLGALGYLDLTRYSTPERPIESNLGLRDQVSALAWVRENIAAFGGDPANVTLFGESAGANAVTTLMATPSAHGLFDRAIAQSSPANAVYPPAVTAVWAEEFLELLLESIDTDAVDATSDDLGGQVLLDADAADLVAAATALSLRTPDAHPGTIVLSPVIDGDLLPERPLDAFKEGRAARVPLIIGTNDREGSVFVGRLDILATTPKRIRAIFARTKKGARKAIKAEYPGLPAKRAAADFGGDFAFWYPSVKVAERHSRFAPVHFYRFDIAPRLVRLAGFDATHGLELYAIFDRLDGWFGRTMTALGGRRSFKETSRRMRAHWLAFARDGMVDERLWPRYSEKNRRTLVIDVVDRVESDPRGSRRRAWQAFRPHV, encoded by the coding sequence GTGCACGCGCCCTCCGATCACGACCCCGGCATCCCTGACGAGCCCGGTGGGCCCGCCGCGCATCCGCTGGTCGTACCCACGGCGTCGGGCCTCGTGCGGGGCGCCGAGCGGAGGGGGCTGCGCTGGTGGCGCGGCATCCCGTACGCTGCGGCGCCCGTGGGCGGGCTCCGCCTGAGGGCTCCCAGGCCCGCCCTGCCGTGGCGAGGGGTCCGCGACGCTCAGCGGTTCGGGCCGGTCGCGATGCAGTCGCGCGACGGCAACTTCGTCGGCAGCTCGGCGCGCACGGTGATGTCGGAGGACTGCCTCACGGTCAACGTACTGCGACCGGCCACGGAGGCCCGGTCGCTGCCGGTGACGGTCTTCATCCACGGAGGGGCCTACAGCGTCGGCTCCTCGGCCGAGCACCCGCACAACGGCGAGACCCTCGTGCGCGAGGGCGGCGTCGTCTACGTGAGCTTCAACTACCGGCTCGGCGCCCTCGGCTACCTCGACCTCACGCGGTACTCCACGCCTGAGCGCCCGATCGAGTCGAACCTCGGCCTCCGCGACCAGGTCTCGGCGCTGGCCTGGGTGCGCGAGAACATCGCCGCCTTCGGGGGTGACCCGGCGAACGTCACGCTGTTCGGCGAGTCGGCAGGGGCGAACGCCGTCACCACCCTCATGGCGACCCCTTCGGCGCACGGCCTGTTCGACCGCGCCATCGCACAGAGCTCGCCCGCGAACGCGGTCTATCCGCCCGCGGTCACCGCGGTGTGGGCCGAGGAGTTCCTCGAACTGCTGCTCGAGTCGATCGACACCGACGCCGTCGACGCCACCTCCGACGACCTCGGTGGCCAGGTGCTGCTCGACGCCGACGCCGCCGACCTGGTGGCTGCGGCGACGGCGCTCAGCCTGCGCACCCCGGATGCGCATCCCGGCACCATCGTCCTGTCCCCCGTCATCGACGGCGACCTGTTGCCCGAGCGCCCGCTCGACGCCTTCAAGGAGGGGCGAGCGGCTCGGGTACCGCTCATCATCGGCACGAACGACCGGGAGGGGTCGGTGTTCGTCGGGCGCCTCGACATCCTCGCGACGACGCCGAAGCGCATCCGTGCGATCTTCGCCCGCACGAAGAAGGGCGCGCGCAAGGCGATCAAGGCGGAATACCCTGGTCTCCCGGCCAAGCGCGCCGCAGCCGACTTCGGGGGCGACTTCGCCTTCTGGTACCCCTCGGTGAAGGTCGCCGAGCGCCACTCGCGCTTCGCGCCGGTGCACTTCTACCGCTTCGACATCGCGCCCCGGCTGGTGCGTCTGGCCGGCTTCGACGCCACCCACGGACTCGAGCTCTACGCGATCTTCGACCGGCTCGACGGGTGGTTCGGCCGCACCATGACGGCGCTGGGCGGTCGCCGTTCGTTCAAGGAGACCAGCCGACGGATGCGCGCCCACTGGCTCGCCTTCGCCCGCGACGGCATGGTCGACGAGCGCCTCTGGCCTCGCTACTCCGAGAAGAACCGCCGCACGCTCGTGATCGACGTCGTCGACCGCGTCGAGTCAGACCCGCGTGGCTCGCGACGCCGCGCGTGGCAGGCCTTCCGCCCCCACGTCTAG